Below is a genomic region from Neomonachus schauinslandi chromosome 2, ASM220157v2, whole genome shotgun sequence.
GAATAATGCAATCACTTTGTCATGAAGTAGCAGGCATGCATCGATGACCCACAAGAAATCCCTGCTATCACAATTATTCTCTGGTTTTGTGCCATTCTATGTGCCACAAGTGTTTTGGTATTGAATTAAGGCTGCACCTGTCATATCCTGATCCTTTTCACCTTCAGCTTTCTTTCTGAATTCAATTCAAATTAACACCTTAGTGCATTTTGGTGGAGAGATTCATgactaacaggaaaaaaacaaacagtaccAAAAACTGAGTATTTGGAACCTCAGAAGAAAGGcatttggttctgtttttgtCCCCTTCATCACAATCATGAAGAGTACCACTTTACCATCTGGtaggaaataaaagagaaccTTAGGGTCTTGTTTTCTAAGTTGGGAATAAAGTCATTTGAGTTGGCAAATTTCAGTGAACAGTTATAAGTTTACAAGTACTGACCTCAGgcatttttgtatccatgttgcCTGCATTTGGACCAGAGTTAACATATGTCATTGCTAGAGACTGAGCACTGTTTGACAGCttgcacaaagaaaagaaattgacagAACTCCATGTGTTTCTGCTTCCAGATCTCTTGTTCAATATTAactatctgtttaaaaaataaaataattagggcTGTTATGACATGTACATCTGATTTCATGATTTTTTGACTTGCCCTCAGTGTTCACTTTAACTTCTTTAAGGCTACCagtattcatttatatttcagactggtttaaaaaaacagttctttgggcgtctgggtggctcagtcgttaagcgtctgccttcggctcaggtcatgatcccagggtcctgggatcaagcagggagcccgcttctccctctcccactccccctgcttgtgttccctctctcgctgtgtctctctctgtcaaaaaaataaagaaagaatctttaaaaaacaaaacaaaacaaaaaaaaaccagttctTTCTGTGCTTTTGTGTCAGCTACTGTGTATACAAGGTTACAGCCCTTGCCCATAAGGACCTTGTAGGCTATTGGAGGAGAATATATTCTATCAAGAAAGTGACAAGACAAGctacaggctgggagaaaatatttgcaaaagacatatctgataaaggactgttatgtaggttcattaattgtaacaaacgTAACAAATTTATTAGCCTGATACGGGAGAGGGAAGCTATGCCTGTGTGGGGTCAGCATGTGTATGGGGACTCTGTATTTTCCACTCACTTTTGcagtgaacctaaaactgttctaaaaaaaaaataaagtctattttaaaaaatgataaagccaATACATCATGCTACGATAAAGCCAATACATCATGCTACGAAACAAGGGTTATAAGAAGTGTAGTAGCCCAGAGAAGAGGGGCTTTATTCAACCTCGTGAGATTTGGAGATTTCACAGAAGTGGTGACCTTTAGACTgggatttaaaagacaaatagacTTTTACCTGTAGAAAGGTACAAGGCAGGAATTAGGTAAAGAAGGAGAAgcggggaggaggtgaggaaaggGGTTAAGAGAGCGGGGGAAAGGAGCAGCAGGGAGGAAGTATGACATACTCTGTGACTGCCTTATAATTCTGACTGAAACCTGAGTTTATGTAGTCACAGGTCATTGGACTTGTGGGACATGTTGTGAATTGTCATTTTGTCCATCATGCTGATTGGTTTGGAGTCTAGGGAACAAGCCATTGGCTGTTCATGAATAGAAAAGAACACTTACTGTGTGCTTATTGTTGTTGTTAGGGATTATCACATGTAAGCTTCATGTTATGGAACCCAAGTACAGCTGTCCATCACCTGAAAGATCATCTCTCAAGGGACAAGTTTTGATTGGAAAGAAATTTGAACTTTATTCAGGAAGCTGGGAACCTGAGGAGAAGGTGGACTCTTGTCCAAAAGCAAACTGAGGTTTCTCCTTGACCCAAGGGTTTTTAAAGAGGTTTAGGATGGTTGATCAGCAAAGGGAATGCAGTGAccttcaacatttcttttttttttttaattttattttattatgttatgttaatcaccatacattacatcattagtttttgatgtagtgttccatgattcattgtttgcatataacacccagtgctccatgcaatatgtgccctccttaatacccatcaccgggctaacccatccccccacccccctcccctctagaaacccccagtttgtttctcagagtccatagtctctcatggttcgtctccccctccgatccccccccttcatttttcccttcctactatcttctttttttttttttttaacatataatgtattatttgtttcagaggtacaggtctgtgattcatcagtcttacacagttcacagcgctcaccatagcacatatgctccccaatgtctatcattcATGCAGACTCAATGATGCCAACTACAGAATTTATCTCAGTGAGAGGGGGTTGTGCAGGAGGGTCTGGTTCTTGTTCCGTGATGTGCTGGAGTGCTCTGTTCTCTCTGGAGGGGAAGGCAAGGTCTACAGATGCACAAAGGGAGGTCAGTAAAGTCATCTGtgtaactaaaaaagaaaaacattttgctaaagaACTACCagactaaggggcgcctgggtggctcagttggttaggcgactgccttcggctcaggtcatgatcctggagtcccgggatcgagtcccgcatcgggctccctgctcggcggggagtctgcttctccctcagaccctcccccctctcctgctctctctctctcaaataaataaataaataaaataaaataaaataaaaaagaactaccagACTAATCAGAAAGCCGAGGTGGTTTCAAACAGACTTTCTGGCTTCTGTGGCCTGGGAAAGTTCTAGTTCTTCACTCCTCAAGGCCAGTGGTCTACATatctcaaagaaagtaaattagttcTGTTACAGATCAAGGACCTTAGGTTAGCAAGTAAGGAGTGTACTAACTTGAAGCAAGGGAACCCTTAAGACCCGCTGGAGTGCTGTTCCACACACAGCACACGTTGGGAGCTGGGCATTATTGTCTCAGTTTGCCCTTGAAGAGACTAAGgcaaagagaggttaagtaactgcctgAGTACATACAGCTAATCAGTAGCAGAGCTGAGACTCAAACCAGGCGTCATGGTATTAAAGCTATAGGACTGGTCATACTCTAAAGAGTGGTGTGAGTGAAGCATTCAGAGGGAGGAACTGAACGTAGATCAGATGTCATTgcttatcttttgtttttccaggtCTCTTTGCAAGGAAATAGACAGCTTCAATCAACGGCAGTTCTGTTACACCTTCATCATGTTTCTCTTGACCAGAAATGCACTAAATAGGTTCAAGATTCGAAGCATTCAACAAATTAGGTCAAGACAGAGCCACGAAAATCATTCACAAGATTTCCATGACAAATACGGTAACACTGTACTAGCCAGTGGGACCGCTTTCTGTGTTGTTGCATGGGTGTTTATAGCCACACGGATTGGAATAGAATGGAACCTGTCTCCTGTTGGCAGAGTCGCTCCAAAAGAGTGGAATGATGAGTAACCATCGAAGTTACTGTAATACAAAATTGTTTCAAAATCAGCTTGTCATTTAAGCACTCTGCTGCTCATTAAAATATAGCatagttgaagaaataaaatacatgtgaaacctttaaaaagttgtttggttaagcgactgcctttggctcaagtcatgatcccagagtcctgggatcgagtcccaaatcaggctcccggctcagcggggagcctgcttctccctctgaccctctcccctctcatgctgtttctctctctctttctctaataaataaataaagtatttaaaaaaaaaaaagttgttgaaaATACTCATTATAGTGCCTAAAAGCAAGACAGTAGCAATGGCTACAGGTTATAGCAGattatgaataataaatatttgaaagtagaGTTAATCATGTGTTTTCTGTCTTAATGATTTACACTAGGTATCCCTTAGTgggtatacacacatatgtacttTACAAATTAGTTTAATTGTTTGGCAAATTCTGTTGAATCTTTCCTTAAAAcatattcatgataaaaagaaacatatgcATAATCTGACTATTTTTCACATCCTTAATCTTTCCCGCCATGATCTGAATCACCATACTCTCACTGGGGTTATTATAAAAACTTTCTCACCAGTCTCCTTCTTCAACACATGATGTACCCCCCAAACCTGCATCCTCTACCCCACCACACACAACTTTTTTTAACACAGAAGCCAggatgatcattttattttattttattttatttttatttacttatttgacagagagatagagccagagagcacaagctgggagaatggcagagggagaaggagaagaaggctcctcgttgagcagagagcctgatgcggggctcagtcccaggaccctggaatcatgacctgagccaaggtcagatgcttaactgactgagccacccaggcaccctccgagtgattattttaaaacattagtgATATCACTCCTCTTTCCAAAACCCAATGACTCCACATTTCACTCGAGAGTTAAAGCCAAAGTCCTTAGAAAAGTACACAGGCCCCCTAGATGCTGTACTGGTCAGTCTTACTCCTGTATCAGGACATTTCcatttgctcttttctctgcttGGAATGTACTTCCTCCAGATCTTGTATGACTCATTTCATCATACTTTTCAGGGTTTTGTTCATATGTCATATTTTCAGAGGAGGCCTCTGACtaccctttttaaaattacagccCCTCCTTAGTTCGGGGCTTTGTCTGTCCTgcttccttgctttatttttccccatagCAATTGTCATCATCTGAGATaagatatattttgtttattgtctgtgtgCAAAGCTCCATAAAAGCATAGTTTGGAAACTGGGTTTTTTGTGACTTTATCCCTGTAACAGGGCTTGATAGATTAGACCTTCAGTAATTATtggttgaattaatgaatattagTCTACAAATAATGAATTTGTTTACGACTGTGGGTTTGCAATGATTATTGGAGAGTATattggttatctattgctattTTATAAATTGCCCTAAAactcagtagcttaaaacaataaacatttattatctcaccgttcctgtgggtcaggaatctcaGCTGGATATCTCTGGCTCAGGATCTCTCACTTCTGTAATCTCAGTGTCAGGGCAATAATCATTTCAAGGTATAACTAGGATAGGATCTATATCCAAGCACATATGACTGTTTACTGGCCTTAGGACTTCACTGAATATTGGCTGAAGATACCAGTTCCTTTTGTGTAGTTTTCTCCCTGGGGCAACTCACAGTCTAACAGAGTAAAGGATACAGAAGCCAAGgtcttttgtaacctaatcttgCAAGTGACATTCCATCACCTCTACCATATTTTGTTCACTAGAAGTGAGACACTAAATCAAGGCTATAAAAAAGGGAAGGGGATTATACAGGGGCATGATTACCTCAAGGTAGGGATCATTAAGGAATACCTAACACAGTCGACACTGGAGACGACCTCCTCCTGGATGACTAAACTCAAGATAAATGTATCTCAATGTCAAATATACGTTAATACTGTTACTCTAGACAAAGGACATTATGTGTTCCTTCCCAGTTTTACCCTGTGGGAGTTCCTCTAGGGTCCTTCCTAGGTGTAGAATTGGTAGTTCTTAGGGAATGCTCATTTTCAGCTTTATCAGTATTGCTGGATTATTTCCCAAAGTGGTGAAATAGTTTACAATCTCACCAGTAATATatacaatttcctttttttccacatccaaACTCACTCTTAGGAGTTTTCATACATTTTAGTATTTGCTGCTTTGATGAGTGTGAAATAGTACCTCAtgttttaatctgtatttcctGAACCTAATTACTGATGAGGTCCAGCATCCTGTGTTagcctccgtgtgtgtgtgtgtgcgtgcacgcacgtgtgcacacaacttttctgtttctttttccatttgtctatttAGTTGTTTGTCTTGCTCATtttgtaaaagtttttaaattctagataCTAATTATATCAGGGTTTAATCAGAGAGGCAGAACCATATAAGTAATATAGAATCTCAGATTAATTATGGGAATTAGAACCGATGCAGTGGCGAGAGCCAGTGGAGGCGTTTTTACAAGGCTGTTGCCTTGCCATCTGGTACCGAGTGAGTTTTCAGTAGAGCAGGAAAGCTGGATGTGGACTAGGGGAGAGCAAAAACCAACTGGAATTAGGAACGATGCACTGGAATCATGTCTATAAACTAAACCCTGTGCTTGTTTTTGTCACTGTCTATAATTAAGATGACATGGATGACTTATGGGAGAAGTTGGTGCCCTTCACTGTGGAACTGAACATTCACCTGACCCAGTACTCCAAAAAGCTAAAGAACTGGTAGAAGTTTAAATAGCTATAGGTCCAGGCGTTGTTCCTTATCAATAAAGCAAGCCAGAAGATCAGCAACGGCATACACAAGCTGCACAATGCCCAGTGTTTTATGCCAGCCTTCCAAGTACAAAAAGGTTGCTATTTTATGTCTGCCATCCCTATATAATACATATCTGTCTTGTGGTTAACCCTAATCTAAAACCACAGAGGGAAGGAATTCTGGAAAATGTAGTTGAAGCCTAGCTAAATTGACACTTAGAAAGCCACAGTAATCTACCACTTGTCAATTTGACGTAAGTGTACATCTTTCCtaactttatttgtatttcaaataaagacaataacaaaaatatgctTTTACCTAACATAATGCAACTTCCCCTCATAAAACTAATACACTAGTCCTGTCCCTAAAAAAGTACACGAAATCCCTTTACAAACCATCACAGGGTGACACTGTCAACCTCTAGTTTAGTGGAGGCATTTATGTGATCCCTAGTAGAAGCCTAAGACCTCTAGACCAGCAAAACCCAAAGttatagaaagaatatttctCTAGTGGATCACTAGAGGTAATTGTGGTAGGACCCGTTCTCATCTCTACTTGTTGATTCCCAGGCCTGAAATTCCCAGCTCTGGGAAAATAGCACTATGTATTTGTTGGTCATTTAGAGCATGGAAGACATTACCTCAGCCTGGCAAGGTAGTGTTATCTAGCTGTTGCCATAACTAACACTTTTAAAAGGTTATTGCACCATTCTATCAGTGATAGGAAAATAGTAAGATCAGTGAATTCCATAAGCATGAATCCATTAATGTATTTCATTTGCTATAAAGTAAGTTTCTTAGTCAGGATCAGTGCTTTGTTGTGTACCAAGGTACTAAATAAGGCATTTAGCAAGTTCATGGATGATGGTATTCATAGAAAAGTTGCAGGGACAGATGGTAAATCTACATTGTTAAGTGTCTGTTCAAGTGATAGCAAACCACTGCCCTTTCCATGATTGAAGTGGTTCAAGGAATGCTGCTAAATATAGGTGCATTTGTGGCCTGTCCATTGGTAGATTGGGTGTATTCATCGGTGTCTAGAGTCAGACTAGTCTTGATGGGGGCAAGTCCATTTTGTGAGCCCATACGTAATCATCCCTGCTGTCGTGATCACTTACGTCCGAGGCATTGAGAATGCATAGATAGGGTGGCTGAGAAAGAGAGTAATAGCCATATGAATGGGTCATCTTGTCCACCTGATTATTAAGATGATATTCTGCTGACTAttcttttatgtgtatttatatggGACCTGAATATCTTCCCACTCTGTGCCCATTTAGAGAAGTCTGTTCACATAATCCATTCCCAAACTTACTGTCACCAATTTTGCAGTAGTGTTCCTTTTAATTCCCTGATCAGCTTGTCACGCCATTAGTTGGTCCCCATGACTTGGTATGGAATTGTACCTCTGGTAATTTTTCCTTCCAAGTAAAATGAGCAACTATGTGTTCTACTTAAAATACGGTCCATCAGGAAGATTTCCCGTCGTCTTCAGTGTCAACTTGGAATTCAACTGTATTGCTGAAGCCCTCCACTTTCAGTTATGGCCAGCTGGTTTCACAGAACcagatttgaattttttcttcctcagccCACTTGTAATAGGAAATTCCCCATAGGGCCATATATACCTGTATACCCTACTAAGTTCAAAGTGAATGAAACTTTCCCACACAACTTGTAAACTGTGGAACCAGgaatcaaactttatttttttttgaggttttatttatttatttgaaagagagagacacagcaagagagggaacacaagcagggggagtgggagagggagaagcaaacttcccacagagcagggagcccagtgtgggactagatcccaggacactgagacaatgacctcagccgaaggcagacgcttgatgactgagccacccaggtgcccccaggagtCAAACTTTAGAACCTGTTCTTTTACTTTCAAGTTACACTGTTATCTTTTTTCAGGTATACAGGTTGGAAATTCTGGAAAGATTCAGGCTGGAATTAGGGAAGATAGGGAGCAAATCACAGATTGTTGTGAAAACCTTGGGAGTGAAAAATATTACCAAGAGCGTAGATCAACAAGGAAGTAGAGAATAGGAAATGCATGTGGCATGTAATGAGTATTTTAAAATGGCTGTTACTTTCCTCTTTAACTTCACCCTgaatattttctgatttgatATGGGGGTGAAAGcctatatatgtgtaaatatgtaAGCCTCcttgtgtttatatatgtgtaagcctctgtgtgtgtgtgtgtgtagagagagagagaatgcatatgtgtatatatgtatagatatagacatagataCACATTCATACATCTATATAAGTATAgagaatatacacacacatacatatacatgcatgttTTTAAGAATACAGTTATTTTAaggaatgtatatatacatatatatacttaagaTTATTGTGATAATTGAAATTTGTGACCACTGGTTTCTCATAATAAAATTTAGATATTGAATCTTCTACTGTTTCTAACCTTTCTCACTGATATTATATTTTGGTCATATGTAAAACATTGGAGGCAAGCCATTTTGTTGTTGTCCGTGTGTCTTATAACTAACTTTTAGATGCCTTTATAAAATTACCAGCCACAATATAATTGTTACATTGTCTCACACACTTCTTGGAAAACCATATTACTATATATTCTCATTATGAGGAAAATATTACTTGGCAGTTATTGAATACATTTGCTTGCTGTCTGCAGAATTGGATAACTTTATTTTGATACATATTCTCccttttatttggaaaaactGAGCTGCCATGGCTATATATTGCTACTGGGCTCTAAATAAGCATGAATAATAAGTGAAGAATGAATAATTAAAGTTTTCCATATCTATGTGCTGTTACAGCTGTTAAAGGATTggatgtttttctcatttgaaattaTAGTAATCCTATGAAGTCTGTAACCTGGTCATGTATCTTGTTGAATAGATGTATGCCCGTGATTAGCCTGGATTGGCTAAGTGACATGGAAgtccatttaaaatgaaaatagaattcaCATCTCTTGGCTTTTGGTCTACTGCTCCATTAGGAATTTTGCAGACTTTCTAAGAAAAGACAGCCCTGATCTAATCCCAGGGGTGATGGTATGTTGATAAATAAATGCTGTGGCTGCTTGCCAACTACTGAGAAGATCTGTAAGTAAGAGTCAGGCTGGAGCTATTAGGGCCAAAGGGGTAATATGTATTTGATCAGTCTTAACTTATGTCGATTTACTTTAAATAAGATTTGAATATGAGGTCCAGTATTTACTAGTTCTTGTTTCATAACACAACCTTATAGATAAGTTAATAACAATGACAAGTGTGTAAAACAGTACTAAATTCTGGTTTCAGTTATAAACAATGAATAAAGAGATATCTCTGTGTCAGTTTTCACCCATTCCTTAACTGATTTAGCAGATGCACTGTGTTCCATCTTTAAAGATGTGATGCGAGAAAAGTGAAGTAGAGATTGCAAGCCCGTTATTAGTTAGTACCCGTTGTTAAAGCATTACAACAATGAATTCACCCCCTTTAAGAGAAGTTTCTGCTAATTTTGGAAATTGTTTAAGTATCGTAATAGTTCCTCATTTGTTACCAGTATAGAAAAGTGCATATGTACAACATGCATCTTCAAATCTTTCATGTTTTGCAGTAACAGCAGTTGCTTTCCTGTAGGGGGATGACATTAATTTGAGCAGTATCTCTTATTTTCCAATAACCTTTTACATTACAAAAAAATCTgcaacttcattttcttcccctaTCTGGAAACCATAGAAACCAAAGTGAAATTATAGCTAAGAAGTTCGTCACTGGGCTATCTCAAGCTGATCTCCATGgaaacatttcacattttcttgaAATGAAAGATCTTCCAATCAGGCACACAACCATAACTGATGGGTGTCTGAcaaatataacaacaacaacagagaaGTATATGGATATTTTATTAGATAATACATGCAGGAGAGTTTTAAAACCACTTcataaatgagaacatttaaatgGTAAGTATAATGCCAACTATAGAAATAAACATACAGTTTTGAAAACAATGTTCtgtcactctttttaaaaaaatgttgttctttctagatttttgcATTAAAGGCAACTTCTTAAAATAGTATGGACTTTGAATTCAGAAAGATCTACATTCAGAATCTAGTTCTGCCCCTTAGCTATCTGGctcattgtttccattttcttattataaatttgAGGGAAATAATATCTGATTTACAGGTTGTTTGCAGATAAACATGAGTTAAATGCTTAATAagctattataaatttttatctggtaaaatgaataaatgagtgacgGAAGTATTGTGGAGGAGGAGGATTTTAGCCCTTTAATAAGTGGTTAAGAGATAGTACTGTTCTATATGACATATTAAATATGAATGCCACGTTTCCTAATATCAATAGCTCTGTTATTTAACTGTGATAATACAAAGGCTATCCCTCGTTCAAAACTTGGATAATTTCCAAAAACTCGTTTTTGAGATTGTTGTTTGGAGCTTGGGTCACCTGaacagggtgggtgggggaagggctccATCCTGTTGTAGGAGTGAGCTCTAAAATAAGCCTGTGAGGTAAAAGtactattttcaaaattaaatcacaaaattgtaaaatcttaaattacatattcaaaattaattaCAAAGTAGTTTATTATAAAGTTCAGTATTCATTTAATGTagttttctgttatatatatatatatatatattcatttaatgtagttttgttgtatgtatgtatgcaatAATACACATTTACCAAGACATGTTCATGACTAATACAATTGTCCAATAGGCCCAGACAGAGTGTGATGACATGCCCTTTTGTGAGAGCGATGGGAAACCGAGAAACTACTCAGGAGCATGTAGAGCTACTGAGCAGAACattagatggaatgttctgtccTATATGCATTTGTTTATCTTATATTTTTGTCTCTGTCATCTGTATCTATGTTTCAATCTTTTAGTTTCTCCCCAGTCTTCTCTGTGTTTGCTTTTCCTCtgttcctgtctctctctttttctccaagcCTCTGTAATTGAATTTgattaagttaaatatatatatgactcctCTATATTGCTGttaacaatattgaaattaagtGCCCTTTAAACTTCTTCTGCTGCAACACTTGCTGAATGAGGGATATATGACAAATTTCTATGGATGTAGccagaatttgatttttttaaaaaaatagggaagTAAAGCAATAGGAACATGCATATTTTGTGGGTTAAGAAATCCtaaatgttctgaaaatattttaagcatcatAACTGCATTGATTATAGAATCTCTCaaactttttaaggaaataacTAAAGATTAATAAGCTAtatgataatttatatttacttcaAGTGTGTTAactatattgtaaatattttgctTACCTTCGGCTAAGATAGGCTTGCAGTTATGTCACCGTTTGAAGCTCATTATATTTCGCCAAACACGTTCTCTCAATGAAACACATTCAAATGTTTATATGTATGAGGGACATGTACTAGGAAAAACCTTAAATTCACTCCAGTTTCTCTCTTTTATCTATATACCTGCCTCCCTACCTACTAAATTGTGAGCTTGAGTTTTTAATTGTTACTACTGTAGTAATAGAGTGTTCAAGACATTGCATTATTATTACATCACCTGATATTACAAGAATTTAAGGTAATACACCACCCTGCCAAAGTCTGCTTAACTTTTATGATCTATAAATTGTGGTACCAGGAAAACTTTGCAGTTTAGTAActctatatatgaaatatatatattatctcccCAATAATAGTGAATAAGCAATCTAAGCTATTATCCCCAATAAAATAGGATAAGACTTTGACCTCACactcatttcaaaaattttacttgaaattaaTTGCTTTTAAATAAGCTACCCACATCATATATGTGAAAATTcaattttcaacatattttttaagtattttatctgAAATACAGATAAATTTGAGCTATGCTTGTTATTTCCCTAATGTgacaacatgaaaaataattattttacttcatATTCATAGAACAAACTGCTTGAAATTTGGCCAGTTAAAGACTCTACCCAACAAGAGGAAAAGAGTTTTATTTGCTAAATGTTATGCAACTTCAAAGTGGTCAATTCTTCAGTTATTGCCTAAGCAATGAGGACATTTAGGATGATTGcttatgtaaaatgaaataataatgctATTAATGACACTTAAAAGGAAGTTTCCAATTAGAAGAGGAATCTTATATTCACAACTACTTTTTCTCATGTATTATATACCATTTTAAAGCAAGATTATTTGCTTAGTCTTTACTTATgtgttacatatttatatagtCATTTAACTAATACAGTGTTGCTATAAACTGAATGTGTCCCTTCAGAATTCATGTTGAAACTTAattcccagtgtgatggtatctgGGAGGTGGGGCCTTCGGAAGGTAGAGTCCTCATAAAtggaatttataaatgaaattagtgcccttataaaagagatcccagaggACTCACTTGCcttttccaccatgtgaggacagagtaAGAAAATGGCTGTCTGTGAACCAAGGTGTTGTCTCCAGTTGCTGGATCTGCTAGCATCCTGATCTTGAACaactggcttccagaactgtaagaaatacacTTCTGTTCCTTATAATctactcagtctatggtattctgttacagcagtcCAACCATAATAAGAGAAACGTTTTACGCTCTTTATTCATCTAAAATTAATAAGTTTATTGGCTTGTGTTATAAATCTCAGGATATAAGATCATTAATTAGTTTGTggaataaaattattagaattttaagTAGTTGTGGGGAAGAGAGTGGCAAAATAACAGAAAGCATCTTTTATGAGTTACTCCCAAATGTGTGCTGCATTTTATTTGCATTAGTTGGAACTGACCATTTTGTAAAGCTGTCACTGAGCCAGTCTCTCTTCAAACTACAAACTTGGTAAGTTTGTCTATGGTTAGTTAGATACAGTAAGGCTAAGCTAAAGAAAGAGATCAAAAATGCAGTCTCaagaaaatagaagtttatttctctctgatTTAGCAGTTCAGTGTAGGCAAACAGTCCAGGGCAGTAGGTTACACCCCAGAGCGACAACTTCCATAATACAGTAGTAGCCACAGGAGACACCAAGGACAGATAGGAAACATTAATAAcggaaaggagaattacacatTTTTCGAGCCAAAAAAAGTTCCTCCTTTCACCCAAGA
It encodes:
- the LOC110590872 gene encoding cytochrome c oxidase subunit 7B2, mitochondrial gives rise to the protein MFLLTRNALNRFKIRSIQQIRSRQSHENHSQDFHDKYGNTVLASGTAFCVVAWVFIATRIGIEWNLSPVGRVAPKEWNDE